The following coding sequences lie in one Asterias amurensis chromosome 18, ASM3211899v1 genomic window:
- the LOC139951050 gene encoding uncharacterized protein, producing the protein MKITIAVAIVFVFMQVQFLVATAAVSPDPGLTCNSCCQGPAGIPGIPGSNGNHGQGLVGQRGDAGSPGEVGQPGVKGDKGSDGLVGGPGAKGEHGLKGEQGVGLPGKQGPQGLPGMNGLKGERGEPGQAGQTGETGECSMRRSAFTAVRNTSFNPPSNYDPLPFEELLFSEEGTDFKLNNGTFTCNVPGVYVLMFSVRKSNSGPYLYVQLRKNGNIIVIGGVHAAGHQQVSNSALIPLHYGDQVHLAVRGHVYSNSHHYTSFTGFLLYEI; encoded by the coding sequence ATGAAGATTACTATAGCAGTGGCCATTGTTTtcgtttttatgcaagttcagtTTTTGGTGGCTACAGCAGCAGTTTCACCTGATCCGGGACTGACGTGTAACTCCTGCTgccagggcccagccggtatTCCAGGAATCCCTGGATCtaatgggaaccatggtcaaggGCTTGTAGGTCAGAGAGGTGATGCTGGCTCtcctggtgaggtaggtcaacccggggttaaaggagacaaggggtcagatggactggttggtgggccaggcgctaaaggggaacatggactgaagggagagcaaggagtcggtctaccagggaaacaaggacctcaaggtctgcctgggatgaatggtttgaagggggagagaggtgaacctggacaaGCTGGACAGACTGGTGAAACAGGTGAATGTAGTATGCGACGGTCCGCTTTCACTGCAGTGAGGAATACCAGCTTCAACCCTCCATCCAACTATGATcctctgccctttgaagagttattgttttcagaggaagggactgatttcaagttgaataacggcacgtttacgtgtaacgtgcctggggtatacgtattgatgttctcagtcCGGAAATCAAATAGTGGGCCTTACCTATATGTCCAGCTGAGGAAGAACGGTAACATCATTGTAATAGGGGGTGTACACGCTGCAGGTCATCAGCAAGTGAGCAACAGTGCATTGATTCCCCTGCACtatggagatcaagttcacttagctgtacGCGGTCATGTATATAGTAACTCTCATCATTACACGTCTTTTACTGGATTCCTGTTGtacgaaatctaa